The following are encoded in a window of Rosa chinensis cultivar Old Blush chromosome 4, RchiOBHm-V2, whole genome shotgun sequence genomic DNA:
- the LOC112200522 gene encoding acid phosphatase 1, which yields MGRNLCHFCFLSFFVTLTVAESKWNILNQRTRNGMKISLKNYCESWRMNVELHNIREFQVVPEECIGYVGKYVTSTQYKVDSERAIEESIVYLSTSCTLKNDGRDVWIFDIDDTLLSTVPYYKGHHFGGEKLNLTALEEWMSHGKAPALEHSLKLFNEIKARGLHIILVSSRREHLRSATINNLLHVGFYGWTSLILRGPEDEVKGVQDFKADVRKKLTVGGYRVWGILGDQYSSIDGLPRAKRTFKLPNPLYYVS from the exons ATGGGCAGAAATCTATGCCACTTCTGTTTTTTGAGTTTCTTTGTTACTCTAACAGTAGCAGAGTCCAAGTGGAACATTTTGAATCAGAGAACCAGGAATGGGATGAAGATCAGCTTGAAGAATTACTGTGAGAGCTGGAGGATGAATGTAGAGCTGCACAACATTAGAGAGTTCCAAGTGGTGCCTGAAGAGTGCATAGGATACGTTGGAAAATATGTTACTTCGACTCAGTACAAGGTGGACTCAGAAAGGGCTATTGAGGAGTCCATTGTGTATCTAAGTACTAGCTGTACTTTGAAGAATGATGGGAGAGATGTATGGATTTTTGACATTGATGATACACTGCTCTCTACTGTGCCTTACTACAAGGGACATCATTTCGG GGGTGAGAAGTTGAACCTGACTGCTTTGGAGGAGTGGATGAGCCATGGCAAGGCACCTGCTTTGGAACACTCGCTCAAACTCTTCAATGAGATCAAAGCCAGAGGGCTGCATATCATTTTGGTTTCTTCAAGGAGGGAGCATCTTAGATCAGCCACAATAAACAACCTTCTCCATGTTGGCTTCTATGGGTGGACAAGTCTCATTTTAAG GGGTCCTGAGGATGAAGTGAAGGGGGTGCAAGATTTCAAAGCTGATGTGAGGAAAAAATTGACGGTTGGTGGATACAGAGTTTGGGGCATATTGGGAGATCAATATAGCAGCATTGACGGACTTCCAAGAG